One Thermodesulfovibrionales bacterium DNA segment encodes these proteins:
- the xrtH gene encoding exosortase H: protein MSGATSLRRFAVTYIILMGAFFFLIGFVPLQKMFDLNGLYTEGVVKATAQVLGAMRVPATCDGSLIHLPAISLDVKFGCNGLEAVMIYSVAVIAFPSPWKKRLIGIGAGFVVLQTLNILRIAFLAYAGIHFKSLFEYLHIYVAQGIMIAVSLGIFLIYLRYAEDRE, encoded by the coding sequence ATGTCGGGAGCGACGAGTCTGAGGCGGTTTGCCGTGACCTATATAATCCTCATGGGAGCCTTCTTCTTCCTGATAGGCTTTGTGCCCCTTCAAAAGATGTTTGACCTGAACGGACTTTATACCGAGGGGGTTGTGAAGGCCACGGCTCAGGTTCTCGGAGCGATGAGGGTCCCCGCCACTTGTGATGGTTCACTTATTCATCTCCCCGCCATCTCTCTTGACGTGAAATTCGGGTGTAACGGACTTGAGGCGGTGATGATATATTCTGTCGCTGTCATCGCCTTTCCCTCACCGTGGAAGAAACGGCTCATCGGCATCGGAGCCGGTTTCGTCGTTCTTCAGACATTGAATATCCTGAGGATTGCCTTCCTCGCCTACGCGGGGATTCATTTCAAGAGCCTCTTTGAATACCTCCACATCTACGTCGCGCAGGGCATAATGATAGCGGTCTCCCTCGGTATCTTCCTTATCTATCTGCGGTATGCGGAAGACAGGGAATAG
- a CDS encoding DUF2845 domain-containing protein has translation MNYLALMFFVFIALPIEAGTDNPASDLRCGQYIISRGAVKSDVLRKCGDPSNIERWEKESVRRDFYRDIPVQSDEELSQEPPFLREQIRVEEWEYNFGPTRFLYYLRFENGKLVRITVGDYGY, from the coding sequence ATGAATTACCTGGCCTTGATGTTTTTCGTCTTCATAGCCCTTCCGATCGAAGCAGGCACGGACAACCCGGCGTCTGATCTCAGATGCGGCCAGTACATCATTTCGCGGGGGGCGGTGAAATCCGATGTGCTGAGGAAATGCGGCGACCCGAGCAACATCGAGAGGTGGGAGAAAGAAAGCGTGAGAAGGGACTTCTATCGAGATATCCCTGTTCAATCGGATGAAGAGCTGTCGCAGGAGCCGCCGTTTCTCAGAGAGCAGATCAGAGTCGAGGAATGGGAGTACAATTTCGGACCAACGAGATTCCTCTATTACCTGAGATTCGAAAACGGCAAACTCGTGCGCATTACGGTCGGCGACTACGGATATTAG
- a CDS encoding exosortase H-associated membrane protein, which produces MRKTGNRLQHRLILKTILVFLASYLVFLLLWIQVKDSYGYGVTYLASKAITFAKDVRFQDMTAKEGIIEATFSARKEKGEILIDIPVKTSSYTFNAPLTLAMMAALYPFIKRKRRACGEALLILLFVHVLYVFSLEAKELTEVLIDGGLGASSGPGVAAYQFLWGFTDNMVIRFEPFLIGFYIFIRFRK; this is translated from the coding sequence ATGCGGAAGACAGGGAATAGACTGCAGCATAGGCTGATCCTCAAGACGATCCTCGTCTTCCTTGCGTCCTATCTCGTTTTTTTACTCCTCTGGATACAGGTGAAGGACTCTTACGGGTATGGGGTCACTTACCTGGCGTCTAAGGCGATCACGTTCGCAAAAGACGTCCGTTTTCAGGATATGACAGCGAAAGAGGGAATAATCGAGGCGACTTTCAGCGCACGAAAGGAGAAAGGCGAAATCCTCATCGACATACCGGTCAAGACGTCTTCCTATACGTTCAACGCGCCGCTAACCCTGGCGATGATGGCGGCCCTCTATCCCTTTATAAAGAGAAAGCGTAGGGCCTGCGGAGAGGCCCTTCTCATACTCCTCTTTGTTCACGTACTCTATGTCTTTTCCCTGGAGGCAAAGGAATTGACGGAGGTTCTGATAGACGGGGGTCTCGGGGCCTCGTCCGGACCCGGCGTGGCCGCCTACCAATTCCTCTGGGGATTCACGGACAACATGGTAATACGGTTCGAACCCTTCCTGATCGGATTCTATATCTTCATCCGATTCAGGAAATGA